The genomic window AGTAGAGGAACGGAGAAGGCTGAGAGATGAGATACTTGAGGCCGAGAAATGCAGCAAATTTTCAGTGGCTGCTAAGGAGAAAGACACTAAGGAGGCAGAAAAGAAACGtcaggagagaagaaaagagagagatagggCCTCAAGTAAGAGCAATTCTGATGGTGAAGAGGTTGACAAGAGAACAAGAAAGGAAACCGAGCAGAAGCGCGGGCTTAATAAGAGCGATCATCTGGAACATGAGAGGCACGCACCTGATAATTTAAGGGGCCCCAACATGGAAAGGAGACATGGACATGGTTTAGAGAATAATGTCACTAGTAACGGTACAAAATCTGGTGGTAGGTACTTTGATCGAATGAAGAGtacaactttttcttcttcaaaggcTTTTACTGATAGTCGTATATTTGGGAGAGGTGTTAATACTTCTGCTACATTTGCAAGAGAAAACAAGCCAACTGGTTCTGCAGATAATTCTCATACCTATGCTCATTCTAGTCATATTAATCCTCCTGACTTCGTGGCTATGAAATCTGTCCCTAATGAAGAGGAGAGGAACACTAATAATCCAGTAAGTACCCTTTCCAAAATTTCTCATCTGTTTGTTCTATGGTTTTGAGTAAACTAGTGTGCTTAAAGATATAAATCTCACCTTCACTCATATGTTTTCTGTTATAAATGGTTTCAAAAGTTCATTTTCgtcttgaaacttttttttgtcaattaaaACTGAATATTTGATACTGTTTCCTCAGGTTGTTTCTGAGCCAAAACCGAGTAGAGAACCTAGAAAATCATGGCACCAACTGTTTGCTCGTTCAACTCCTGCTCCTGTTTCCTCAAATGTTAATACTATAAGTAGACCTAGCACGAATCCCCAGCCAAATGTTCAGATCTCACAGGTTCCCAGTCAAGTTTCCTCAATACGAACCTTCGACAATTCCATCAGTTTTGGGCTCCCATCGCCATTTACCATACCGGTGTACTCTAGTGGATCCACTACCAGTAGTTTAGGTTTCTCACCTCCaacagaatttgtttttcctcaACCCGGTGAAGATGAGCGTTTTGAAGATCCATGTTATGTTCCGGATCCGATATCTCTACTGGGACCTGTTTCAGAATCACTTGATTTAAGAGCTGCTGGGTATGAAACTGGCATAGGACAGGTAAAATACCATGCGATGAAGAATACACCTTCTTGTGAAGCCAACAAGCCATCTCCAATTGAGTCTCCCTTGTCTAGATCACGGGCTGCGGATGAAAAACAAGCTAATGATGGAAGCTGGCAAATGTGGAAGAGTCCTCTAGGCCAAAACGGTCTTGGTTTAGTTGGTGGGTCAGCAAACTGGGTTTTACCTTCTGAAATAAGTAGATCTATCGAGGAAAGTGATATGCATCACGCGCCTCAGCATAGAACAGAGtcattattttcaaaagagGATTGCCAGCTTCATCAAGGTGCTTATTCACAAAGGAAGGACTATCTTGAACATGATCAGAGAAGTGGCGTTTTCAGCCCCATTACTGGTCCAACCACTACTGATCCTTGGTCACAGAAAATGTTCTTCCCTGCATTATCTGGTATTGAGAGTCCTTTTTCTATCaccacacaaacaaaaagcgTCTTGAACAATGCGGCAGGGTACAGAAGTCCAACGGGATCTGGTCCAGACAATCCATTTGAACATCCTTCTCCTAATCACTGGCTCAAGTAAGTCCTGAAAACTTGTTGTTTCTGTAGTTTTCTGAGATGGCAAGACAAAGTGTAAATCTTGAACAGAAGCAGTAATGATATGGTGAAATTTGTGAATGTGCAGGAAGGTGAAGAGCTCAGGGGATGGGACTGGGAAGCAAGTTTTGGCGGCCGGTGAAGTTGAGAACCACCAAAAAGATGTAGAATCATTCTGGTAGTcacaaaactaaactaaatgAGGTCAAATTTTTTGCAGATACACACACGTTGACTGTGTCTGTCTCTGTCTTTTGTCCTCTCGGGTCTTCAATGGAGATATAGAGTTTTTACTTAAAACATCTCCTATGAATGAACACTCGACGCATAATTATAATCAGGTACTCTTCACTTTATAACATCCCACTCTCACTAAACTTGCTTTGGGTTTGTCTCTAAACACGTTTCTACTAAAAACGTAAACAAACTAAATCTTTATAGTCTTTGATAAACTGAAAACTGCCAAAGTAATAGAATGTGTTCCCATCTATGTCGATGCACGAAGCCGTAATATTCCTCTATGTGATAATAAAGCTTATCAAGCTTAGCAGACCACAAATTTTAGCCGACAAAATCAAAAGCGACGGcccaacacaaaaaaaaaaacaagtcgTGGCCACTTTTCTAGTGTTCAGAAAATGGCACAAATCAAAAAATGATCATTCACTATAATATCACTAACCATATTTAACCAATGGGATTAGTTTTTCACCTAATCaaggaagaaaataatcaacaaaacaaatgtcaCAGTGATGTTTGTAGGTTTTTCTGCATGTAGTGAGTTTGGTTACTCTCTACATCTAGATATACAGTACTATTATTTTTATGGCAACTGATGCCAAAAGTTAAAGATATTTTGGCTGCCAAACAAAATACGTAgctttcaattgtttttaaaagataaatcatATGTCAATTTACccacacaaaataaaaatataagtcATTTGGCATATTATTTGATTAgactttgaatatttttttatactgTCACTGCTGAGTGCTGACCTCTATTTTTTTCACCGCAGGTAAAAGGGAGTGACATGTACCCTTTTCTGGAAATTTCTTATACAAGACGTATGAAGATTTTCTATcctttttttggaatttagaTTACTTGTTTTCAGACTTGTGATTGATTTTGAgacttcattttctttttttttggattttaatcaataaaaataatttagctATTGACCTATTGTTCTTCTAATAGCTTGTACGTCTTCACACTGACCTGTCACCACTCGCACCTTTCATTTGTTTCCTACTCCAAATTATATCCCACACCCGATGAATTTAGTGTGAATTTAGTGTTTCTTGATAGGCAAAAGATTGTTGATTACGTACTTAGCCACGCTAGTCAGATAAACGAGGAGACTTCATTCCATTTCGTGAGTTTTGATTGTAACATTAGACTCGTCGGCCATTGTTAATTGTAGTGACTGACTTCATAAAACCGGTTAAACGTTGTCTCAAAATGTTTAGCATTTCTTTTACATGCTTAGTTGGATTTTGAAACCTCATCTTAAAGTTCTCTGCCCTTATTTGATATCTCTACCATTCTATTGTGGTCCAAAATCAAGAACGTGTGTGTACTATACCAATTGTTGGCCCCAATCATATGAAACAAGAATTAATCTGTACGactaaagattttgtttttagaatattattttgtcaaGTTTCATTCATTCATGTTAGCTCCTATTTGAAAATAAACGATGGAATCATAGATTTCTACTAACCGGAAACTCAATGATTTCAAAGTTTGTTTCTAATCTTCAAGGAGActacttcttctctaattcaaaattgttaagtagattaaaaattatgaaactATGACCAAGTCCAAAGacttagtctttttttttttgacaatgacaaaaaaaaaaagagttttatatTAAGTTTACAAGTCCAAAGACTTAGTCTATGTCTCTCAGATTAGGACATCTCTcggtatgttttgtttcaagttttatATTAAGATTATAGGGTCAAGATCTACATGAATGATGATATAATAGTAAAAGATttgtaaacataaaaatagagaagactcataaagaaaagaataacatGTGAGTCTGTATAtaatttgtgtttgatgaACAATACAAAGATCATAACACTAAAGTTTAGAAGGAAGAGGCAAAGAAttaatatcaaaaactttaaagataAAACGAGTGGGATGAATAGAAAAATGAGTGTGAAGAATAGAACCAACGGTCGCTATGAGTTCTCTCTTAACTTGTTTGGTGATGCCTCCCATTGACACAATCTCTGCATATGCAGCTGCTTCTTTGTTCCCTCCAAATACTATCTCTACTGATCCCTTCAACACCACCATCACTAACTGCAATGGACATAACTCGTTTATTGAGTAAACATATACAAATTGGAAGATATATTTGTTATCTCCTACATCTTCCCAACACATAGAATGATatttagaggaaaaaaatCTTGGCCACATGCTATTAATATCGATGTTTCCTCTTTtgtacataaaaatatatcttgGTTTGAGGGGTCAAGTATACATATTAATAAATCAATAACTGTgatgttgacttttttttcttcttacaatTCTGAAGCCAATTTACGTGAAACCTAGTAAACAATGCTTATTATATGACGTCTCAattatcttatattttctaatatatataaaaaagatagaaaaggCATTACAATAACTTTAGAATGGATAGAGTATTTGATCACTATTGAATTCcattaaataacaaaagtgCATCTGATATATGTAAGtcaaggatttttttttttttttgtctgattttaaaacttaaaggAAATTTCTGAAGGAAAGAGAGATTAGTGTTTAAGAGAGGTTCTTACGTTTTGAGGTCGTCCGACGATGGAAGCGACGGCTTTGGTGACTTCGGAGTAGAACGGATCGGTGTTAACGCCGTCAAAATTGACGTTTGTTGTAATGTAAAGACAAGGCATTTTCTCACCGTGAATACTAACGCCCGTTAAGCTTTGTTTGCAAGAATCTCAAGAAACCAAATGAGAGGGGATTTAAATGGTGTTTGGAAGTTGTGGAAGAGAAGATCTCTCACATGGCCAATTATATATAGAGCTAAATTATCGCGtccaaaaattaatgaaaGAAATTATTGTATtgcattattttaaaatttcgttTTGATGTGaacaatttttgaaataatatcTTTGAGTTTCAAATCTGACAACTTGGGGACGTGACTCAATCAATTACCGCAGCTACGTCGCCCTCGaagaaatttgatttcataCCATATTGgaccacacacacacacaaaaaaccaagtccataattttttgttaataaaggTAAAGGATAAAAACTTG from Arabidopsis thaliana chromosome 3, partial sequence includes these protein-coding regions:
- a CDS encoding stress response NST1-like protein; amino-acid sequence: MCILCVIQKWSRQVATMLPWFVIPLIGLWALSQLLPPAFRFEITSPRLACVFVLLVTLFWYEVLMPQLSTWRVRRNAQLRERERLEAIELQKLKKNATRRCRNCSNPYRDQNPGGGKFMCSYCGHVSKRPVLDMALSSGLEISGSGILKDLVGRGGKMLNGKGWSENGYLHRQEWSDNSTWTSGSSYWRNNSGDTFEGDENCLVEKSYSGGVVFACRLLTSFFMSILWLWRKIFRFSSSVGDSSLDPEQRRMLARQGENGTSSHESRVEKARRKAEEKRQARLEKEHSEEEERKQREEVARLVEERRRLRDEILEAEKCSKFSVAAKEKDTKEAEKKRQERRKERDRASSKSNSDGEEVDKRTRKETEQKRGLNKSDHLEHERHAPDNLRGPNMERRHGHGLENNVTSNGTKSGGRYFDRMKSTTFSSSKAFTDSRIFGRGVNTSATFARENKPTGSADNSHTYAHSSHINPPDFVAMKSVPNEEERNTNNPVVSEPKPSREPRKSWHQLFARSTPAPVSSNVNTISRPSTNPQPNVQISQVPSQVSSIRTFDNSISFGLPSPFTIPVYSSGSTTSSLGFSPPTEFVFPQPGEDERFEDPCYVPDPISLLGPVSESLDLRAAGYETGIGQVKYHAMKNTPSCEANKPSPIESPLSRSRAADEKQANDGSWQMWKSPLGQNGLGLVGGSANWVLPSEISRSIEESDMHHAPQHRTESLFSKEDCQLHQGAYSQRKDYLEHDQRSGVFSPITGPTTTDPWSQKMFFPALSGIESPFSITTQTKSVLNNAAGYRSPTGSGPDNPFEHPSPNHWLKKVKSSGDGTGKQVLAAGEVENHQKDVESFW
- a CDS encoding Tautomerase/MIF superfamily protein (Tautomerase/MIF superfamily protein; FUNCTIONS IN: molecular_function unknown; INVOLVED IN: inflammatory response, response to other organism; LOCATED IN: peroxisome; EXPRESSED IN: 20 plant structures; EXPRESSED DURING: 13 growth stages; CONTAINS InterPro DOMAIN/s: Tautomerase (InterPro:IPR014347), Macrophage migration inhibitory factor (InterPro:IPR001398); BEST Arabidopsis thaliana protein match is: Tautomerase/MIF superfamily protein (TAIR:AT5G01650.1); Has 396 Blast hits to 396 proteins in 86 species: Archae - 0; Bacteria - 25; Metazoa - 165; Fungi - 0; Plants - 140; Viruses - 0; Other Eukaryotes - 66 (source: NCBI BLink).) — translated: MPCLYITTNVNFDGVNTDPFYSEVTKAVASIVGRPQNLVMVVLKGSVEIVFGGNKEAAAYAEIVSMGGITKQVKRELIATVGSILHTHFSIHPTRFIFKVFDINSLPLPSKL